A single genomic interval of Musa acuminata AAA Group cultivar baxijiao chromosome BXJ3-4, Cavendish_Baxijiao_AAA, whole genome shotgun sequence harbors:
- the LOC135634664 gene encoding non-specific lipid transfer protein GPI-anchored 5-like: protein MADTRSIQAILVAAMAAVLLAGASAQSSSCSSAIMSLSPCLDYITGNASTPSSSCCSQLSSVVQSEPQCICTLISSGASSASSLGITVNQTQALALPSACKVQIPLSQCNVSGPSASPARPSTSPSGVGSKSNPATSTDSSDGASAGVPLALLLSLVAIGAYPFTSLVSV from the exons ATGGCTGATACCAGAAGCATTCAAGCAATCCTAGTTGCGGCAATGGCAGCCGTGCTATTGGCAGGTGCAAGCGCCCAGTCCAGCTCGTGCTCGTCGGCCATCATGAGCTTGTCGCCGTGTTTGGACTACATCACAGGCAACGCTTCCACCCCCTCCAGTTCATGCTGTTCGCAGCTCTCCTCCGTGGTGCAATCAGAGCCGCAATGCATTTGCACCCTCATCAGTTCTGGAGCTTCATCGGCTTCCTCGCTCGGAATCACCGTGAACCAGACTCAGGCGCTCGCTCTTCCCAGTGCCTGCAAGGTTCAAATCCCCCTCAGCCAGTGCAATG TAAGTGGACCGAGTGCATCCCCAGCAAGACCATCCACATCACCTTCAG GTGTTGGATCAAAAAGTAACCCTGCAACAAGCACAGACTCATCAGATGGAGCCTCTGCAGGAGTACCTCTTGCGCTTCTGCTCTCTCTGGTCGCGATCGGGGCATATCCTTTCACATCTCTCGTCAGCGTCTAA
- the LOC135635990 gene encoding protein NETWORKED 1A-like translates to MLEFMADRLHAESRRLYSWWWDSHISPKNSKWLQENLADTDMKVNTIIKMLEEDADSFARRAEMYYKKRPELMKLVEELYRAYRALAERYDHATGALHQAHRTMAEAFPSQFPLVMSDGSPYGSSGNEAEPHTPEVPPALCALFDPNELQKDALCLSLDSHVLRRNGLYSEQSSLSSRNKGLKQLNEMFAIGDGAARTTSDGRARKGLNFQEEEGESVDNNSKFWPVENTKLMEKQDSSYVAKGHQQDISQLSAGNHNLKILIMAESDRSNNTENEHQGLNRTLSKMSSEKDADNIQYQVSPERTSVLESCLSATQNELNKLNDEMLSKVKNLQSCEELNQSLSMVLEMLRKKADMQEYKLIQNQQALEKFHNTIEDKHQKCMLAEMVVLLEKKLHTQSQEEVNRLSQEIQRGINELRDMELYSIDLQEKICKLNDENDSLNEQNLHSSLMNKMLQDKINLLAEKKRILEDEVGFLVGEKEIFIQELCHIKEIRNDLEVKHQELMEEKVAARIHAESLETAIKDLQNDNSDLKAICKKYEADFVEKLRDRDDILKKNTALESSLSDVHIELGVVREKILALKELHESLNRKISTNIAEKNVLISKVEILSKDVDTLSREKTLLENSLFCLSTELGCLRPKLKNFEESYQSLSDQHFALLAERNSLLSQVESLTQNVEKHSEKSLILENSLSDVSSEVGYLRSKLKDFEESCQSLSDQNSGLLAERNSLLSQVEILTLNGEKLSDKNSFLEKSLSDMNNEAGNLRSKLKESEESCQSLIEQKSDIFAERNTLLSKVEILIQNVETLLDKKSFLEKSLSEMSNEVECLRSNLKDSEEFCLSISGQNSGLLAEKTALVCQVQFLTQNMEKLSQKSSVLENSLSDANNEVGCLRSKLINLESSCSSLCDQNFCLISERGTLLSQAAILTQDMEKLSEKNSFLENSLINASSEVECLRSKLKVSEESTHSLGNLKSVFLAERENLLSQLEILTQNVNKISDKYSNLENSLSNISTLVGCLRSKLKDSEESCQSLRNQHSGLLVERNTLLSQVEVLTQNVEKLYGKNSFLEDSLTAVSSEVGSLRSKLKDLDESCQSLSNHNSGLFAERNNLLSKLEILSQIVEKLSYKNSFSENSLSEVRNEAVFLKSELKDFEDSYQSLRAQNSGHFVEDTLVFQVERITLNLINLESMFTDLKDKNLKLTRERDFLTHQVKDLQDHLKLEKEEHETHIQSYKSRIATLENQIFLLRQENQLKEEELEAKENNLIGALMGNFILQRSLFDVNGRNLDLSIECQKHIQNCNSAETIISELEQEKLMHINNILLLSEQKENLNNGIHLLWNTLIFYKDFGNLDEIQDEFNIILTEIKKLLNFTSEAESDNQQLQIEISVFATLLRHIIQDLISLRLEKCSLERELDIKTEELLALGKQKHKILSLNEKLVKDVEANNQREVVLETEIKAVHGQLTDLQDALQMSKCEILNLIEEKMILMEESYSLKQKHRMLEEEHIDVLAEAIELDHIFVFFKSLSAERLLELRSLSYNLDSLHVINKGLDAENNRLNWKIRVLEEEKMHLGESITCLEEDFRNHLLLSEFDLITTTKVLDELNLQSQCIETLLIQKQTQLSETNQKFQSSQQKNSELCRILKGLQLDDEVNKLVKEELEQKISTLSEVLDHRNDKIRYLNEANEVLQEEINQMCAEVKLLVNSEEDLISELQKEIAENEMSKLVKEDLEQNISTLSEALAQRNIEIRYLYEANMVLQEEINQMCEEVKLLVNSEEDLISDLQKEVAENERCEGEITALLSDVQLSTAYAALYEEKVHELLLAGEVSLILQKETLDMEAPLTKDYVDTLKKKNDDLEGENNGLKAVLDVYPACITSLWNGIISLEKLIMTMSKHTQSNHYEKEELPLVSYLHHGSCQSGEGHKVLDVKGVPELEKLITKVEALQKMIIHIRSYRVQENFDADSNLEASSKDVDGLNNEALAGQCDVDDEGQNVNEISRGKYRQMMKDNKLEQESSYLHYRTICSDGPSRIDIDDQLWEAAERDCSNQKWKASTAAMEHGIESIEEENSKYPSSELVVEKELSVDRLEMPNRALASQQELSKMVLPRLQTDLRKLLDLETDVKDLKRKMESSQMGRLPASQGYNTIYSQLNDAEGAVIELIDTNNKLTNKAEELHSSDGMDTNSGDGGSRRRRQIAEQARRESDKIERLELELHKIQYVLLKLEEQHARKHTRVGDRSRILLKDIIYGRRDCGRKMKKNLFCGCMRP, encoded by the exons ATGCTTGAGTTCATGGCGGACAGGTTGCATGCTGAATCAAGACGACTTTATTCATGGTGGTGGGACAGCCATATCAGCCCAAAGAATTCAAAATGGCTTCAGGAGAATCTTGCAG ATACAGACATGAAGGTCAACACAATAATCAAGATGTTAGAAGAAGATGCTGATTCCTTTGCAAGGAGAGCAGAGATGTACTACAAGAAGCGTCCAGAGCTCATGAAATTGGTGGAGGAGCTTTACCGAGCATACCGTGCATTAGCAGAGAGATATGATCATGCAACAGGAGCACTTCATCAGGCTCATCGAACAATGGCAGAGGCATTCCCTAGCCAATTCCCGTTGGTGATGTCAGATGGATCACCTTATGGTTCTTCTGGAAATGAGGCAGAACCTCACACACCTGAAGTGCCACCGGCCCTTTGTGCGTTATTTGATCCTAATGAGTTACAgaaggatgcattgtgcttgtcatTAGATTCACATGTACTTAGAAGAAATGGGTTATATTCTGAACAAAGTAGTTTATCTTCAAGAAACAAGGGTTTGAAGCAATTGAATGAGATGTTTGCAATTGGGGATGGGGCAGCACGCACGACATCTGATGGGAGAGCAAGAAAAGGACTAAATTttcaggaggaagagggagaaagtGTTGACAATAACTCAAAATTTTGGCCTGTAGAAAACACTAAACTTATGGAGAAACAAGATTCAAGCTATGTAGCAAAAGGTCACCAACAAGACATTTCCCAGTTATCAGCCGGGAACCATAATCTGAAGATTCTGATAATGGCAGAATCTGATCGTTCTAATAATACAGAAAATGAGCATCAAGGCTTGAATCGTACTCTCTCTAAAATGAGCTCTGAGAAGGATGCAGATAACATTCAATACCAAGTATCTCCTGAAAGAACCTCGGTTCTTGAATCTTGTCTCTCTGCCACACAAAATGAATTGAATAAACTCAATGATGAAATGCTGAGCAAAGTGAAGAACCTGCAGAGTTGTGAAGAACTTAACCAATCTCTATCAATGGTACTAGAGATGCTAAGAAAGAAAGCAGATATGCAGGAGTACAAACTTATTCAGAATCAGCAGGCATTAGAAAAATTCCACAATACAATTGAAGACAAACACCAGAAATGTATGCTGGCTGAGATGGTTGTCCTCTTGGAGAAAAAGCTGCACACTCAATCTCAGGAAGAGGTAAATCGTTTGAGTCAAGAAATTCAAAGAGGTATCAATGAGTTAAGGGATATGGAGCTGTATAGTATAGATCTCCAGGAAAAGATATGCAAGCTTAATGATGAAAATGACAGCTTAAATGAACAAAATCTTCACTCTAGCTTGATGAACAAAATGCTCCAAGACAAGATCAATTTGTTGGCTGAGAAAAAAAGGATCCTTGAAGATGAAGTTGGGTTCCTTGTTGGCGAAAAGGAAATCTTTATTCAAGAGCTGTGCCATATTAAAGAAATTAGGAATGACTTGGAAGTGAAACACCAAGAACTTATGGAGGAAAAGGTAGCTGCCAGGATACATGCTGAGTCCCTTGAAACAGCCATAAAAGATTTGCAAAATGATAATTCTGACTTGAAAGCTATCTGCAAGAAGTATGAAGCTGATTTTGTGGAGAAGCTGAGAGATAGGGACGATATTTTAAAAAAGAATACAGCATTGGAAAGTTCACTATCTGATGTGCACATAGagttaggagttgtaagagaaaaGATTTTAGCACTGAAGGAATTGCACGAATCTCTCAACAGAAAAATTTCGACCAATATTGCTGAGAAGAATGTGCTCATCTCTAAGGTAGAAATTCTTTCAAAGGATGTGGATACCCTTTCCAGAGAAAAAACCCTCTTGGAGAACTCTCTTTTTTGCTTAAGCACTGAACTTGGGTGTTTGAGGCCAAAGTTGAAAAATTTTGAAGAATCCTATCAGTCGCTCAGCGATCAGCATTTTGCTCTTCTTGCTGAAAGGAACAGTCTTCTCTCTCAGGTAGAGAGCCTTACTCAGAATGTGGAGAAGCATTCAGAGAAAAGTTTGATTTTGGAGAACTCACTATCTGATGTAAGCAGCGAAGTTGGGTATCTGAGGTCAAAATTGAAGGACTTTGAAGAATCCTGTCAGTCTCTCAGTGATCAGAACTCTGGTCTTCTAGCTGAGAGAAATTCTCTTCTTTCTCAGGTAGAAATTCTAACTCTGAATGGGGAAAAGCTCTCAGACAAGAATTCCTTCTTGGAGAAGTCCCTGTCTGATATGAACAATGAAGCTGGGAATTTGAGGTCAAAGTTGAAGGAATCTGAAGAATCCTGTCAGTCTCTCATTGAGCAAAAGTCTGATATCTTTGCTGAAAGGAACACCTTGCTTTCTAAGGTAGAGATTCTTATTCAGAATGTGGAGACACTCTTAGACAAGAAGTCCTTCTTGGAGAAGTCTCTATCTGAGATGAGCAATGAAGTTGAGTGTTTAAGGTCAAACTTGAAGGATTCTGAAGAATTCTGTCTGTCTATAAGTGGTCAGAACTCTGGACTTCTTGCTGAAAAGACAGCTCTTGTCTGTCAGGTACAGTTTCTTACTCAGAACATGGAGAAGCTTTCACAGAAAAGTTCCGTCCTGGAGAACTCCCTATCTGATGCAAACAATGAAGTTGGATGTTTGAGGTCAAAGTTAATAAACCTTGAAAGTTCCTGTAGTTCACTGTGTGATCAGAACTTCTGCCTTATTTCTGAAAGAGGCACTCTTCTGTCTCAGGCAGCGATCCTTACCCAGGATATGGAGAAGCTTTCGGAGAAAAATTCCTTCTTGGAGAACTCATTAATTAATGCAAGCAGTGAAGTTGAGTGTCTGAGGTCAAAGTTAAAAGTCTCTGAAGAATCCACACATTCACTTGGTAATCTGAAGTCTGTTTTTCTTGCTGAAAGGGAGAATCTTCTATCTCAATTAGAGATTCTTACTCAGAATGTAAATAAGATTTCAGACAAATATTCTAACCTGGAAAACTCTCTATCTAATATAAGCACTCTAGTTGGGTGTCTGAGGTCAAAGTTGAAAGACTCTGAAGAATCTTGTCAGTCTCTTCGCAATCAGCACTCTGGTCTTCTTGTTGAAAGGAACACTCTTCTTTCTCAGGTGGAGGTTCTTACTCAGAATGTAGAGAAGCTTTATGGCAAAAACTCATTCTTGGAGGACTCCCTAACTGCTGTAAGCAGTGAAGTTGGGTCTTTGAGGTCAAAGTTGAAAGACTTAGACGAATCTTGTCAATCACTCAGCAACCATAACTCTGGTCTTTTTGCCGAGAGGAACAATCTTCTATCTAAGTTAGAGATTCTTTCTCAGATTGTAGAGAAGCTTTCCTACAAGAATTCCTTCTCGGAGAACTCCCTATCTGAGGTAAGAAATGAAGCTGTTTTTCTGAAGTCAGAGTTAAAAGACTTCGAAGACTCCTATCAGTCCCTGCGTGCTCAGAACTCTGGTCATTTTGTTGAGGACACTCTTGTTTTTCAG GTAGAAAGAATCACCCTGAATCTGATAAACCTGGAGAGTATGTTCACTGACTTGAAGGATAAGAACTTGAAACTAACAAGAGAAAGAGATTTTTTAACCCATCAGGTCAAGGATCTACAAGATCATCTGAAGCTAGAAAAAGAAGAGCATGAAACCCATATTCAATCATACAAGAGTAGGATAGCCACATTAGAGAACCAGATCTTTCTCCTGCGACAGGAAAACCAGCTTAAAGAGGAGGAGCTTGAAGCAAAAGAAAATAATCTGATTGGTGCTCTGATGGGAAATTTTATCTTGCAAAGAAGTTTGTTTGATGTAAATGGAAGGAACTTGGATCTTTCCATAGAATGTCAGAAGCACATACAGAATTGTAATAGTGCCGAGACAATTATTTCAGAACTTGAACAGGAAAAGCTCATGCATATCAACAACATACTGTTATTGTCGGAGCAAAAGGAGAATTTAAATAATGGAATTCATTTACTCTGGAACACACTTATTTTTTACaaggactttggtaacttggatgAAATCCAGGATGAATTTAATATTATCTTGACTGAAATTAAAAAGCTGTTGAATTTTACCTCAGAAGCCGAGAGTGATAATCAACAACTGCAAATAGAGATATCAGTGTTTGCCACGCTTCTGAGGCATATAATACAGGATCTCATCAGTCTAAGATTGGAGAAATGTTCTCTTGAAAGGGAGCTTGACATCAAAACCGAAGAATTATTAGCATTAGGAAAACAGAAGCACAAAATCTTAAGCTTGAATGAAAAACTAGTGAAGGATGTGGAAGCAAACAACCAAAGGGAGGTAGTACTGGAGACTGAAATAAAGGCTGTCCATGGGCAGTTGACAGATCTGCAAGATGCTCTCCAGATGTCTAAATGtgaaattttaaatttgattgaAGAAAAGATGATTCTCATGGAAGAATCTTACAGTTTAAAACAAAAGCATCGCATGTTGGAAGAGGAACATATTGATGTCCTTGCAGAGGCAATAGAACTGGATCATATTTTTGTCTTCTTTAAGAGCCTTAGTGCAGAAAGATTGTTGGAGTTGAGGTCTCTCAGTTATAATCTGGATTCTCTTCATGTTATTAATAAAGGTCTTGATGCAGAGAATAACAGACTAAATTGGAAGATAAGGGTTCTCGAGGAAGAGAAAATGCATCTTGGCGAGTCCATTACTTGTCTAGAAGAAGACTTTAGAAATCATTTACTGCTTTCAGAGTTCGATTTAATTACAACTACAAAAGTCCTAGATGAACTAAATCTTCAAAGTCAGTGTATAGAGACTCTACTGATACAGAAACAGACACAGCTATCAGAAACAAATCAGAAGTTCCAGTCAAGTCAACAAAAGAACTCAGAATTATGTAGAATCCTCAAGGGACTTCAGCTGGATGATGAAGTGAATAAACTGGTCAAAGaagagttggagcagaagatttcaACTTTATCAGAAGTGCTTGACCACAGGAATGATAAGATCAGATATCTTAATGAAGCAAATGAGGTGCTGCAAGAGGAAATTAATCAAATGTGTGCAGAAGTTAAGTTGCTTGTGAACAGTGAGGAAGATTTGATTTCAGAACTTCAGAAAGAAATAGCTGAAAATGAAATGAGTAAGCTGGTCAAAGAAGATTTGGAGCAGAATATTTCGACTTTATCAGAAGCACTTGCACAGAGGAACATTGAGATCAGATACCTTTATGAAGCAAATATGGTGCTTCAAGAGGAAATCAATCAAATGTGTGAAGAAGTCAAGTTGCTTGTGAACAGTGAGGAGGATTTGATCTCAGACCTTCAGAAAGAAGTAGCTGAAAATGAGCGCTGCGAAGGGGAAATCACAGCATTGTTAAGTGATGTTCAACTCTCCACAGCCTATGCTGCATTATATGAAGAAAAAGTTCATGAGCTGCTATTAGCAGGGGAAGTTAGTTTAATATTGCAAAAGGAGACACTAGATATGGAGGCACCTTTAACAAAGGATTATGTGGATACTCTGAAGAAAAAGAATGATGATTTAGAGGGAGAAAATAATGGGTTGAAGGCTGTCCTGGATGTTTATCCAGCATGCATAACATCTTTGTGGAATGGTATTATCTCTCTAGAAAAACTAATTATGACAATGTCAAAGCATACACAATCAAACCACTATGAGAAAGAG GAGTTGCCCTTGGTTTCTTATCTGCATCATGGTTCTTGTCAATCTGGTGAAGGTCATAAAGTCTTGGATGTCAAAGGCGTTCCAGAGTTGGAGAAATTGATTACTAAAGTAGAAGCtcttcaaaagatgataatacatATCAGAAGTTACAGAGTGCAGGAAAACTTTGATGCTGATTCCAACCTAGAGGCTTCAAGTAAAGATGTTGATGGGTTAAATAATGAGGCACTTGCAGGGCAGTGTGATGTTGATGATGAGGGACAAAATGTTAATGAAATCTCCAGAGGGAAGTATCGGCAAATGATGAAAGATAATAAACTCGAGCAGGAGTCAAGTTATTTGCACTATAGGACTATTTGTTCTGATGGTCCAAGCaggatcgacattgatgatcaatTATGGGAAGCTGCtgaaagagattgcagcaaccaGAAATGGAAAGCATCAACAGCTGCCATGGAACATGGCATAGAGTCTATAGAGGAAGAAAATTCCAAATATCCTTCTTCAGAGCTGGTGGTTGAGAAGGAGTTGAGTGTTGACAGGTTAGAGATGCCCAATAGAGCTTTGGCATCCCAACAAGAATTGTCCAAAATGGTCCTCCCAAGGCTTCAAACTGACTTGCGAAAGTTATTGGACCTCGAAACGGATGTGAAGGATTTGAAGAGGAAAATGGAAAGCTCTCAAATGGGGAGGCTTCCTGCAAGTCAAGGATATAATACAATTTATTCACAGTTAAATGATGCAGAAGGAGCTGTCATTGAGCTAATTGATACAAATAACAAGTTGACCAACAAGGCTGAAGAGCTCCATTCCTCAGATGGTATGGACACAAACTCTGGAGATGGTGGCAGCAGAAGAAGACGGCAAATTGCAGAACAAGCAAGAAGGGAATCAGATAAGATAGAAAGGCTAGAGCTGGAACTGCATAAAATCCAGTATGTCTTGCTGAAACTTGAAGAACAGCATGCGAGGAAGCACACTAGGGTTGGAGACAGATCAAGAATTCTTCTAAAGGACATTATATATGGGAGGAGAGACTGTGGTAGAAAGATGAAGAAGAATCTCTTCTGTGGATGCATGAGGCCGTAA